In Pseudomonas fluorescens, one genomic interval encodes:
- a CDS encoding acyltransferase family protein: MIETNPLIALAAYLLAIVTSALLLRAVPKIARHLQHSGESRYASIDGLRGYLAFGVFVHHSVITWIFLRTGVIDFPPSNFYSMLGQGSVALFFMITGFLFWSRLLAQGRNHDWLAFGVSRVFRLYPLYLPLMLLVFVSIFHLQDWQMKEPGLELFKQILAWLTFDRPDINQYRHSGMLISNVTWTLAYEVFFYMALPLAGLVFIYRGSWLQVVLCLIGIYTLYQVIGWEHSLKKHFLASFLGGIAAAYWIRRPALVAWSQSRLASIIAVLALLIAFTAFSRAFKTAPLFLLGLFFVIVASGNNLFGALKPRSIRWLGEISYSTYLLHGFVLWLMVQRLPLLLNIDARETAVYLPLVAVCTCLLILISSATFLYIEQPGMAAGKKVVHWLRQRQKGEKRLPEKVAR; this comes from the coding sequence ATGATCGAAACCAATCCGCTTATCGCGCTGGCAGCCTATCTGCTGGCCATCGTCACTTCCGCCCTGCTGTTGCGTGCGGTGCCGAAAATCGCTCGGCACCTGCAGCATTCCGGCGAAAGTCGATATGCCAGCATCGACGGCCTGCGTGGCTATCTGGCGTTTGGTGTGTTCGTGCACCACTCGGTCATCACCTGGATTTTCCTGCGCACCGGGGTGATCGACTTTCCGCCGAGCAACTTCTATTCGATGCTCGGTCAGGGCAGCGTCGCGCTGTTCTTCATGATCACCGGTTTTCTGTTCTGGAGCCGCCTGCTCGCGCAGGGACGCAACCATGACTGGCTGGCGTTCGGCGTGTCACGGGTATTTCGCCTGTATCCGCTTTATCTGCCGCTGATGCTGCTGGTGTTCGTCTCGATCTTCCACTTGCAGGACTGGCAAATGAAGGAGCCTGGCCTGGAGCTGTTCAAACAGATCCTCGCCTGGCTGACGTTCGACCGCCCGGACATCAACCAGTACCGCCACTCCGGCATGCTGATATCCAACGTCACCTGGACGCTGGCCTATGAGGTGTTTTTCTACATGGCGCTGCCATTGGCCGGGCTGGTGTTCATCTACCGCGGCAGCTGGTTGCAGGTGGTGCTGTGCCTGATCGGCATCTACACGCTGTACCAGGTCATCGGCTGGGAACATTCGCTGAAGAAACACTTTCTGGCGAGCTTCCTCGGTGGCATCGCCGCCGCCTACTGGATTCGCCGACCGGCGCTCGTGGCGTGGAGCCAGTCGCGTCTGGCGAGCATCATCGCCGTGCTCGCGCTGTTGATCGCGTTCACCGCGTTCAGTCGGGCATTCAAGACTGCACCGCTGTTTCTGCTGGGGTTGTTTTTTGTGATCGTCGCGTCCGGCAATAATCTGTTCGGCGCGCTGAAACCACGCAGCATTCGCTGGCTCGGCGAAATCAGCTACAGCACCTATCTGCTGCACGGGTTCGTTCTATGGCTGATGGTGCAACGGCTGCCGCTGCTGCTGAATATCGATGCGCGGGAAACGGCGGTGTACCTGCCCCTGGTGGCCGTCTGCACGTGCTTGCTGATTCTGATCAGCAGCGCGACGTTCCTCTATATCGAGCAGCCGGGCATGGCTGCCGGCAAGAAGGTTGTGCATTGGCTGCGCCAGCGTCAGAAGGGCGAAAAGCGCCTGCCGGAGAAGGTCGCCCGCTGA